From Plectropomus leopardus isolate mb chromosome 4, YSFRI_Pleo_2.0, whole genome shotgun sequence, the proteins below share one genomic window:
- the pcm1 gene encoding pericentriolar material 1 protein isoform X3: MATGGTPFDDSAEELHNWTVTNGSLEDRLNNLDWGVQQKKANRSSEKNKKKLSAAVVESRLTNDISPESTPGAGRRRARTPHSFPHIKYTTQMSVPDQAELDKLRQRINFTDLDERSIGSDSQGRATAANNQRQLAGENKKPYNFLPLHVNTNKSKELLPPSSSAPATPAITKETKKQSPGHRDTLTPLVLSKETPRLSRGCIERVPLALREYGRGEPRIDSSQVVSKLVQIREYISKASSMRDDLVEKNDVPANVERLSHLIDHLKQQEKSYLRFLQKMLTREHDEDDVGTLDSAVGSGSLAESTSLNIEVRSSDASNATGGRPETVRADQKEELENLRKQHELLKKMLEQQEQLRALQGRQEALMAMQDSAEQALAVIEDTVVTETTGSVSGLSITSELNDELNDLIQRFHNQLHDSQTKAVPDNRRQAESLSLSREVCWSRTPQAVGPPQHRPLLHSASGPHTGLDTGATTASAKLTKLQELQDKKQTMDKILQELHSLRDQTLNNNSCRGLSTQCSLSMGGSSDCPSVLCSNGASASTPFHPSLTQHQDSSNSTDKLRKLKEVHKRLNELRELVQYYEQTSDMMVDAVNENVKEDDDDEEEEEEDETEDGSMFEAMFDSEQENRQPVTNIRNPQRGGNWTDLNSLTNRHSVRSSATNNRDGRLNTECEINNRSAANIRSLNIPSTIECQYNRDTPYNQVKDDDDEDEDGLDNDEGAQAVAPDSEASGSSRRSSLGNSGGFAQKVHRHTAKQKLRQLQELVAMVQSDDTDATTANEDEALHQQPNNTRAAAAGSLGAGSKQNPRELTLSSKAREKLYEEKLRQQKQELKQLHEERQKLIEIQGKIQDLQWACPDLQSSVSSTASQQGLLRKAPVAMSTPATVLTSSSSGPKSNSGVLKPTPPEAAAVTDNEQLWSEMRRHQILREELRQRRKHLESLMAEHQRRSGLSDSPRRIDDSEGLATPSQSVSRDERTMATWGSTPCHLDDDEEDEDEDEDEYHSEMGAEEEEEHEERAESSSDDDIHIYSSSRNQCAYSNRKNQGSNLKPPPAFSGEGSGNPSLHNKTKTKQQQQQPRSLNQSATSQHGGTRRQENLRWASELSFAEGSCQWQEQVSQLQRQLDFSTSMCQTLLQDQQTLSYMLQTLLTGQYSMLPNNMSSPQVHLVMHQLNQCYTQLAWQQNNVQRLKHVLNDLLRQQQQHQQASSSAAGWQTQKHSSYQESSSGPSASPGVFLPFSSTLHPSTNNMSTAALSPLPPSFNLYPLFPAPMGEFPQGATSQATPDHQKHQLDPNTSIKTEYMSFPPPLQRSPLNTTTDRGPPGWLKTSYTNNTVQHHQSKMEPPESPSSSPTFACRHPRAQEFDRESHESFSSMPDPVDPTTITKTFKAGRKASAQANLASRSKTPNSKSRRRRSKGHKNSEGHESDSVSSTADFVQERAALSHQKDQNKSLLDKLTQEKLDSKTKLGNKRNDLSSDASSDFSLFEALRETIYSEVATLISQNESRPHFLIELFHELQLLNTDYLRQRALYSLQDIVTRHLAEKSAAGDQLPPLGPVAWAAGSQSELTPSESLATSDAEVVEKNLRLTQDTMKKRDDVESVDNESTMSTSSNLEPFANDDLGNTVIHLDKALARIREYERMKLKAELNPCNANSAGAGGSEVSTADHPSNHADLVKGGAAGDARCPQIDTQQLDRQIKAIMTEVIPFLKENLDEVCSLQLLTSVRRMVLTLTQQNDESKEFVRFFHRQLGGILQDSLSKFVGRTLKDCGEDLLVEISEILFNELAFFRLMQDLDNSSSIALAAKHKNKNRAEQPIRAKQSLKENTTAGGDKSVSPAYTDEDKDRDEAEQEGESTLQELYLQTEFKNSRSSEASEVEEEDEDEGHGQGIPLSISLSKAETQALTNYGSGEDENEEEEIEEFEAGPVDVQTSLQASADGHVEQDVTVTGTTQSDTQETKAEQSSENDGEINKSVGTVGPTSEDHNMAEGQSLEEEGKAGAAAASQGSSHEVSHDQDVPKESTTTSSPDTDSPVMINVDEMGSGNTSQKSDEEDFVKVDDLPLQLTVMCEEELQKRIVEEQQNNNLSVEILNGNTESLTGLVGNAQALKEPDTVGAQSV; encoded by the exons ATGGCAACCGGAGGCACTCCTTTCGATGACAGTGCAGAAGAGCTGCACAACTGGACTGTAACCAATGGCAGTCTGGAAGATAGACTCAACAACCTG GACTGGGGTGTTCAGCAGAAGAAAGCCAACCGATCATCagagaagaacaagaagaagCTGTCAGCTGCAGTGGTGGAGAGCCGCCTGACTAATGATATTTCACCAGAGTCCACCCCTGGGGCCGGTCGCAGGAGAGCACGCACTCCTCATTCCTTTCCCCACATCAAGTACACCACTCAGATGTCTGTCCCAGACCAAGCTGAGCTGGACAAGCTACGTCAGAGAATCAATTTCACAGACCTGGATGAG AGGAGCATCGGCAGTGACTCCCAGGGGCGTGCCACAGCTGCCAACAACCAGCGCCAGTTAGCTGGAGAGAACAAGAAGCCCTACAACTTCCTACCTCTGCATGTAAACACTAACAAAAGCAAGGAGctgctccctccctcttcctctgccCCAGCCACACCAGCTATCACCAAGGAAACTAAGAAGCAGAGCCCAGGACACAGGGACACATTAACCCCTTTGGTTCTCAGCAAGGAGACTCCAAGGCTCAGCCGTGGTTGCATCGAGAGAGTTCCTTTAGCGCTTAGAGAATATGGGAGAGGAGAGCCGAGAATAGACAGCAGCCag GTGGTGAGCAAACTGGTACAGATCCGCGAGTACATCAGTAAGGCCAGCTCCATGCGGGACGATCTGGTGGAGAAGAATGATGTGCCGGCCAACGTGGAGCGCCTCTCCCATCTCATCGACCACCTCAAGCAGCAGGAGAAGTCCTATTTACGGTTCCTGCAGAAAATGCTG ACACGAGAGCATGATGAGGATGATGTGGGGACCCTAGACTCTGCTGTTGGCTCAGGTTCACTAGCAGAGAGCACTTCTCTTAACATTGAGGTCCGCTCTTCAGATGCCTCAAATGCAACG GGTGGTAGGCCAGAAACAGTGCGAGCTGACCAGAAGGAAGAGTTGGAGAATTTGCGTAAGCAGCATGAGCTGCTGAAGAAGATgctggagcagcaggagcagctcaGGGCCCTGCAGGGTCGACAGGAAGCACTAATGGCCATGCAGGACAGTGCAGAGCAGGCACTTGCTGTGATTGAAGACACTG ttGTCACAGAAACCACAGGCAGTGTTTCTGGTCTGAGCATCACATCAGAACTGAATGATGAGTTAAATGATTTGATCCAGCGGTTCCACAATCAGCTACATGACTCTCAG ACTAAAGCAGTGCCAGACAACCGTCGCCAGGCGGAGAGCCTTTCCCTCTCTAGAGAGGTGTGCTGGTCTAGGACTCCCCAGGCTGTTGGTCCACCTCAACACCGGCCTCTCCTCCACTCTGCCTCTGGTCCCCACACTGGTCTAGACACAGGAGCAACAACTGCCAGTGCCAAACTAACTAAGCTCCAAGAACTCcaagacaaaaagcaaactATGGACAAGATCCTGCAGGAGCTGCATTCACTCAGAGACCAGACACTCAACAACAACTCAT GTCGTGGCTTGTCAACACAGTGCAGTCTTAGTATGGGAGGATCTTCAGATTGTCCATCTGTTCTCTGCTCGAATGGGGCGTCGGCTTCCACTCCCTTTCATCCTTCACTCACGCAACACCAGGACAGCTCCAATTCCACAGACAAGCTCAg GAAGCTAAAGGAGGTCCACAAGCGTTTGAATGAGCTGCGGGAACTGGTTCAGTACTACGAGCAGACCTCTGATATGATGGTGGATGCGGTCAATGAGAATGTGaaagaggatgatgatgatgaggaagaggaggaggaagacgagaCAGAGGACGGTTCTATGTTTGAGGCCATGTTTGACTCTGAGCAGGAGAACCGCCAGCCTGTAACTAACATCAG AAACCCGCAGCGCGGTGGGAACTGGACAGACCTGAACAGCCTGACCAACAGACACAGCGTCAGGAGCAGTGCCACAAACAACCGTGATGGCAGACTCAACACTGAGTGTGAGATCAACAACCGGTCAGCAGCCAACATCCGCAGTCTCAACATCCCCTCGACCATAG AGTGTCAGTACAATAGAGACACCCCCTATAATCAGGTgaaggatgatgatgatgaggatgaagatGGTCTCGATAATGATGAGGGGGCACAGGCTGTGGCTCCAGACAGTGAGGCATCGGGGTCCAGTCGAAGAAGCAGTCTGGGGAACAGTGGGGGTTTTGCCCAGAAGGTTCATCGGCACACAGCGAAGCAGAAACTCCGGCAGCTTCAGGAGCTGGTGGCCATGGTTCAG AGTGACGACACTGATGCCACAACAGCTAATGAGGATGAAGCTTTACACCAACAGCCAAATAAcaccagagctgctgctgctgggtcTTTGGGGGCCGGATCTAAACAGAATCCCAGAGAGCTCACTCTCTCCAGCAAGGCCAG GGAGAAGCTGTATGAGGAGAAGCTGCGTCAGCAAAAGCAGGAGCTGAAGCAGCTGCACGAAGAGCGCCAGAAGCTCATTGAAATCCAAGGCAAAATCCAGGACCTGCAGTGGGCTTGCCCTGACCTCCAg TCATCTGTGTCAAGCACAGCGAGTCAGCAGGGCTTGCTGAGGAAGGCTCCAGTTGCAATGTCCACTCCGGCCACTGTTCTGACATCCTCATCTTCTGGACCTAAAAGTAACTCTGGTGTGCTCAAACCCACTCCTCCTGAAGCAGCTGCAGTCACTGACAATGAG CAGCTATGGTCTGAGATGCGTCGCCACCAGATCTTGCGAGAAGAACTGCGACAGCGCAGAAAGCACTTAGAGTCCTTGATGGCGGAACACCAGAGGCGTAGTGGTCTCAGTGACTCTCCCAGACGGATTGATGACTCAGAGGGACTCGCTACACCCTCACAGTCTGTTAGTAGGGATGAAAG GACAATGGCAACCTGGGGATCCACTCCCTGCCAccttgatgatgatgaagaggatgaagatgaggacGAAGATGAATATCACTCAGAGATGggtgcagaggaggaagaggagcatgAAGAACGTGCAGAGAGCAGCTCTGATGATGATATCCACATCTACTCATCTAGCAGGAACCAATGCGCCTACAGTAACAGGAAGAACCAAGGAAG caaCCTGAAGCCTCCACCAGCCTTCTCAGGTGAAGGCAGTGGGAATCCATCCCTTCATAACAAGACTAAGaccaaacagcaacaacagcagcccAGAAGTTTGAACCAGTCTGCTACGAGCCAGCATGGAGGTACACGGCGACAAGAGAATCTCCGCTGGGCCTCTGAGCTTTCCTTCGCCGAGGGCTCATGCCAGTGGCAGGAACAGGTCAGCCAGCTGCAGAGACAGCTGGACTTCAGCACCAGCATGTGTCAGACACTCCTGCAGGACCAGCAG ACACTCTCTTATATGTTGCAAACCCTGCTGACAGGTCAGTACAGTATGTTACCGAACAACATGTCATCACCACAGGTCCACCTGGTCATGCACCAGCTCAACCAGTGTTACACCCAGTTGGCTTGGCAGCAAAACAATGTACAAAG ACTAAAGCACGTCCTAAATGACCTTCTTCGccagcaacagcagcatcagcaggcCTCCTCTTCAGCAGCAGGTTGGCAGACACAGAAGCACAGCTCATACCAGGAGTCCAGCTCTGGCCCCTCAGCCTCCCCCGGTGTCTTCCTCCCCTTCTCCTCTACCCTGCATCCCTCAACCAACAACATGTCAACTGCTGCATTATCCCCACTCCCTCCCA gctTTAACTTATATCCACTTTTCCCTGCTCCCATGGGCGAGTTCCCCCAGGGTGCAACAAGTCAGGCAACCCCTGACCACCAGAAGCATCAGTTAGACCCCAACACCTCTATCAAAACAGAGTATATGAGCTTCCCTCCTCCGCTGCAGCGTTCTCCTCTTAACACGACTACAGACAGAGG ACCACCTGGCTGGCTTAAGACCTCCTACACAAACAACACCGTCCAGCATCACCAATCTAAAATGGAGCCCCCTGagtctccctcctcctccccaacTTTCGCCTGTCGCCACCCCCGAGCCCAAGAATTTGACAGGGAATCCCATGAAAGCTTCAGTAGCATGCCTGATCCTGTTGATCCCACCACCATCACAAAGACTTTTAAGGCTGGGCGCAAGGCCTCTGCACAAGCCAACCTGGCCTCAAGAAGCAAGACGCCCAATTCTAAGAGCCGTCGCAGGAGGAGCAAAGGGCACAAGAACAGTGAAG GCCATGAGAGTGACAGTGTTAGCAGCACTGCAGACTTTGTCCAGGAGAGGGCAGCCTTATCGCATCAGAAGGATCAGAACAAGAGTCTGTTGGACAAGCTGACTCAAGAGAAACTTGACAGCAAAACTAAGCTCGGAAACAAACGAAATGACCTCTCCTCTG ATGCAAGCAGTGACTTCTCACTGTTCGAGGCACTGAGGGAGACCATCTACTCTGAGGTGGCTACTTTGATATCCCAAAATGAGTCCCGTCCACATTTTCTCATCGAACTCTTCcatgagctgcagctgctcaACACAGACTACTTGCGGCAGAGGGCGCTGTATTCCCTACAG GATATAGTGACCAGACACCTGGCAGAGAAGAGTGCAGCCGGGGACCAGCTGCCCCCTCTTGGTCCTGTGGCGTGGGCTGCAGGCTCTCAGTCTGAGCTCACACCCAGTGAGAGTCTGGCAACCAGTGATGCA gAGGTGGTGGAGAAAAACCTGAGGCTCACACAAGACACCATGAAGAAGAGAGATGACGTCGAATCTGTGGACAATGAAAGCACCATGTCAACCTCCTCGAACCTGGAGCCGTTTGCAAACGATGACCTGG GCAACACGGTGATTCATTTAGACAAAGCTCTGGCCAGAATTAGGGAGTATGAGCGCATGAAGCTTAAAGCTGAGTTAAACCCCTGCAACGCCAACTCTGCAGGTGCTGGTGGCTCTGAAGTCTCAACTGCTGATCATCCTTCTAACCATGCTGACCTTGTGAAAG gaggagcagctggtGATGCACGCTGCCCTCAGATTGACACCCAGCAGTTGGATCGTCAGATCAAAGCCATCATGACAGAAGTCATTCCTTTCCTTAAG gAAAACCTGGATGAGGTGTGTTCCCTCCAGCTGTTAACATCTGTCCGGCGCATGGTCCTCACTCTAACCCAACAGAATGATGAAAGCAAGGAGTTTGTCCGCTTTTTCCACAGACAGCTGGGAGGCATACTGCAG GATTCTCTCAGTAAATTTGTGGGCCGTACTCTGAAGGACTGCGGGGAGGACCTACTGGTGGAGATTTCTGAGATCCTCTTCAATGAACTCGCCTTCTTTAGGCTCATGCAGGATTTGgataacagcagcagcatcgcCTTGGCAGCCAAacacaagaataaaaatagGGCTGAGCAACCCATAAGAGCAAAGCAGAGTTTAAAG GAAAACACTACAGCTGGTGGTGATAAATCAGTTTCTCCAGCCTACACAGATGAAGACAAG GACCGAGATGAGGCTGAGCAGGAAGGCGAGTCTACGCTCCAGGAGCTCTACCTACAGACAGAGTTTAAGAACAGCAGGAGCAGTGAAGCttcagaggtggaggaggaagatgaggatgaAGGGCATGGACAGGGAATCCCTTTGTCAATCA GTCTTTCCAAAGCAGAGACTCAGGCCCTGACAAACTATGGCAGCGGAGAGGATGAGAACGAGGAGGAAGAAATCGAGGAGTTTGAAGCCGGACCTGTTGATGTCCAAACGTCTTTGCAGGCTTCTGCTGATGGACACGTGGAGCAGGATGTCACTGTTACA GGGACGACACAGAGCGACACCCAGGAGACTAAAGCTGAACAGAGTTCAGAGAATGATGGTG aAATCAACAAGTCGGTTGGGACTGTGGGTCCCACATCAGAGGACCATAACATGGCAGAGGGCCAGAGTCTTGAGGAGGAGGGTaaagctggagctgctgctgcctcacaAGGAAGCTCCCATGAAGTCTCCCATGATCAGGATGTCCCCAAGGAGTCGACTACGACGAGCAGCCCTGACACAGACTCACCCGTCATGATCAATGTAGAT GAGATGGGCTCAGGTAACACCAGTCAGAAATCTGATGAGGAAGACTTCGTGAAGGTGGATGATTTGCCATTGCAGCTTACAGTCATGTGTGAG GAGGAACTACAGAAGAGAATAGTGGAGGAGCAGCAAAATAACAACCTGTCTGTAGAGATTCTCAATGGGAACACTGAATCGCTGACTGGGCTGGTGGGAAACGCGCAGGCACTGAAGGAACCAG aCACTGTTGGTGCCCAGAGTGTGTAA